The sequence GCCTATGAAGGACAGTCTGAGGCACAACTTGCTCTCGCTTATCGGTATTTGAGCGGTAATGGTGTTGAGCAGAATGACGAGAAAGCGGCGGAATGGTTTGAGACCGCAGCCAGTGCCGGTAGTCCTGAAGCTCAAACACAGCTTGGCCTAATGTACTTCTCTGGAAGTGGCGTTCAGGTTAGCCAAGCGGAGGCTGTCACCTGGATCGGTATGGCAGCAGCTCAAGATTATGACCCTGCGCTCGACTTATTACATTGGATGTCCCAAGCCGCGCACTAATTCAGATTCTACTCCGTGTTAATTGCAGAAAAGTTAA comes from Vibrio bathopelagicus and encodes:
- a CDS encoding tetratricopeptide repeat protein, whose translation is MFNKRLTTVTLIGALAVLLFAKVSVGSESSTALSEQHQDAVQLLDEAYEGQSEAQLALAYRYLSGNGVEQNDEKAAEWFETAASAGSPEAQTQLGLMYFSGSGVQVSQAEAVTWIGMAAAQDYDPALDLLHWMSQAAH